One genomic region from Streptomyces sp. NBC_01304 encodes:
- a CDS encoding RNA polymerase sigma factor has product MLRRLTPREASAFRMVFQGHPVATVASEMGISEQGVQGLLHRARNKLRHSDVLDVVDEFRAADAGRARQEVPPLTRHCAQCQAQFELHQPSPGQMHGGRPRLFCSNACRQTAYRNRKAAAEATPQPDSTSPPVPSRPQRVRTRLSVCHSSTGGDLGDDCLLFPGHEGLHRTLVDLDTTPRWASWQAAPPAHDSNLWEAPTACKFQPVCTAAPQLTLWCLLPEGHTGVHAFSEPPQWMSGPTRWRYAPKRSMLSRSVISALRVRISPGGAGSTDSGIPVTC; this is encoded by the coding sequence GTGCTGCGCAGGCTCACGCCCCGCGAGGCCTCGGCTTTCCGCATGGTCTTCCAGGGGCACCCTGTGGCGACGGTCGCCTCCGAGATGGGGATCTCGGAGCAGGGTGTACAGGGGCTGCTTCATAGGGCCAGGAACAAGCTGCGGCATTCAGACGTCCTCGATGTGGTTGACGAGTTCCGTGCAGCGGACGCAGGGCGGGCGCGGCAGGAAGTCCCGCCCCTGACCAGGCACTGCGCCCAGTGCCAAGCTCAATTCGAGTTGCATCAACCATCTCCCGGGCAGATGCACGGGGGCAGACCGCGCCTCTTCTGCTCGAACGCCTGCCGTCAGACGGCCTATCGGAACCGCAAGGCCGCGGCCGAAGCAACACCACAGCCGGACAGCACCAGCCCGCCGGTCCCGTCGCGGCCACAACGGGTGAGGACTCGTCTGTCCGTCTGCCACTCAAGCACCGGAGGCGACCTCGGCGACGATTGCTTGTTGTTCCCCGGACATGAGGGCCTACACCGCACCCTTGTCGACCTAGACACCACGCCTCGGTGGGCCTCGTGGCAGGCGGCCCCGCCGGCGCACGATTCGAACCTTTGGGAGGCGCCCACCGCATGCAAGTTCCAGCCGGTGTGCACGGCTGCACCGCAACTGACGCTGTGGTGCCTGCTGCCTGAAGGCCACACAGGCGTACACGCGTTCTCCGAACCACCTCAGTGGATGTCCGGACCAACTCGGTGGAGGTACGCGCCCAAGCGATCGATGCTCTCCCGCAGCGTCATAAGTGCGCTGCGCGTGAGGATCTCCCCCGGAGGAGCCGGCAGTACGGACTCCGGCATACCGGTGACGTGCTGA